The Bacteroidia bacterium genomic sequence TCAGTTAAAATCAGAATTATATTCAGATTTTATTATTTAATTTGGTGTAATAAAATGAATGCAAAAACTAATTAATTAATTTTCAAACAACTTAATCCTTTATTAATACTATCAGACATTTCCAATAAGCGCGTATCTTGCAACATTGCAAGCAGATTCTTTTTAATATGCATGTATTTATGGTGAACTGGGCATGGATTAACTTCAGAGCATACCTTTAAGCCAAGTACGCAAGTTTTTTCTCCAATGTCTCCATCAATAGCACGAATAATATCTATCAATTTTATTTTCTTACTGTTTTTTTGCTCTATTTGAAAACCACCAGTAGCACCTCTAACAGAATCAATAATCCCTCCTTTGGTTAGCATTTGAAGAATTTTTGCAGTGAATGCTTCTGGAGAGTCTATTTCTTTTGAGATGGATTTAAGACTTGAACGCTTTTTGTTCATTGACTGTTGAGCAATGTATATAGTTGCCCTTATTCCGTACTCGCAAGATTTTGAAAAGATCATAGTTTTTTTTTCAAAAATAATCACTCAAATTAAAAAAAGATATACTTATCTGAAATTATTATTAACAAACAATTGTGAATTTTAAGCTCCTTGAGTATCCTATTTTGAAAAAAAAGTATCAAACATTATGATTTAACTCATG encodes the following:
- a CDS encoding Rrf2 family transcriptional regulator, encoding MIFSKSCEYGIRATIYIAQQSMNKKRSSLKSISKEIDSPEAFTAKILQMLTKGGIIDSVRGATGGFQIEQKNSKKIKLIDIIRAIDGDIGEKTCVLGLKVCSEVNPCPVHHKYMHIKKNLLAMLQDTRLLEMSDSINKGLSCLKIN